In Thioclava sp. GXIMD2076, one DNA window encodes the following:
- a CDS encoding BCCT family transporter, translated as MADNLQQERLLFFPKVHKRVFSVSAILIVGFIIYGALFNEQANALFGGIQSWFATNLGWAIIIEMNLFVIAAIYLAFGRFGDIRLGRMNEKPAYGLFSWTAMLFSAGIGIGLIYWGVAEPLYHYFAPPVGAPETEEAAKQAMVISFLHWGFHGWAIYAVVGLALAYFHFRKGLPLTIRSALYPILGERIFGKWGDAVDILAVFGTMFGIVTSLGLGAMQINSGLGELFGWEQSVVTQVIIIALITLAATISVVAGLDAGIKRLSNLNIGLSMVFLLFMLIVGPTIFILDLYVQSYGDYISRFISWATWTEAYNEESTWQNSWTIFYWAWWVSWSPFVGVFIARISRGRTIREFVLGVMLLPSSIMFFWFCAFGGTAISISMGGDSTLVDATKEAYGQAMFTLLDYFPMSDLTSGFAMVLIVMWFVTSSDSGSFVIDMLTAGGDPNPPKIQRIFWAVTEGCVAAVLLVAGGLNALQAAAVVAGFPFAVVCFLILIGLLKALRWDTLMIYRHNQVYRNDEEADHAMPPELPGDLYGSDPTPPPAAAETKV; from the coding sequence ATGGCAGATAATCTTCAGCAGGAACGCCTGCTGTTCTTTCCGAAAGTCCACAAGCGGGTTTTCTCGGTTTCAGCGATCCTGATCGTCGGGTTCATCATCTACGGGGCGCTTTTCAACGAACAGGCCAATGCGCTGTTCGGAGGCATCCAGAGCTGGTTCGCCACCAATCTCGGCTGGGCCATCATCATCGAGATGAATCTTTTCGTCATCGCCGCGATCTATCTGGCCTTCGGGCGCTTCGGCGATATCCGGCTGGGCCGGATGAATGAGAAACCCGCCTATGGCCTCTTCAGCTGGACCGCCATGCTGTTTTCGGCAGGCATCGGGATCGGCCTGATCTACTGGGGTGTGGCCGAGCCGCTCTACCACTATTTCGCGCCCCCCGTCGGTGCACCGGAAACCGAGGAGGCCGCCAAACAGGCGATGGTCATCTCCTTTTTGCATTGGGGCTTCCACGGCTGGGCGATCTATGCGGTTGTCGGTCTGGCGCTGGCCTATTTCCACTTCCGCAAGGGCCTGCCGCTGACCATCCGCTCGGCGCTCTACCCCATTCTGGGTGAGCGTATCTTCGGAAAATGGGGCGATGCGGTCGATATTCTGGCCGTGTTCGGCACGATGTTCGGGATCGTCACCTCGCTGGGCCTCGGCGCGATGCAGATCAATTCGGGTCTGGGCGAGTTGTTCGGCTGGGAGCAGTCGGTGGTCACTCAGGTCATCATCATCGCCCTTATCACGCTCGCGGCCACCATCTCGGTCGTGGCGGGGCTCGATGCGGGGATCAAACGTCTCTCGAACCTCAATATCGGCCTGTCGATGGTCTTCCTGCTGTTCATGCTGATCGTGGGCCCGACCATCTTCATCCTCGATCTCTATGTGCAAAGCTATGGCGATTACATCTCGCGCTTCATCAGCTGGGCCACTTGGACCGAAGCCTATAACGAGGAAAGCACCTGGCAGAACAGCTGGACGATCTTCTACTGGGCATGGTGGGTCAGCTGGTCGCCCTTCGTCGGCGTGTTCATCGCGCGCATCTCGCGCGGTCGGACCATCCGCGAATTCGTCCTCGGCGTGATGCTGCTGCCCAGCTCGATCATGTTCTTCTGGTTCTGCGCCTTTGGTGGCACGGCCATCAGCATCTCGATGGGCGGGGACAGCACGCTCGTCGATGCCACCAAGGAAGCCTACGGACAGGCCATGTTCACCCTGCTGGACTATTTCCCGATGTCGGACCTGACCTCCGGTTTCGCGATGGTCCTGATCGTGATGTGGTTCGTGACCTCCTCGGATTCGGGCTCCTTCGTGATCGATATGCTCACCGCAGGTGGCGACCCGAACCCGCCCAAGATCCAGCGGATCTTCTGGGCCGTGACCGAGGGCTGCGTGGCAGCGGTGCTGCTGGTCGCGGGCGGTCTGAACGCGCTTCAGGCAGCCGCAGTGGTCGCGGGTTTCCCCTTCGCGGTCGTCTGTTTCCTGATCCTGATCGGGCTTCTGAAGGCGCTGCGCTGGGATACGCTGATGATCTATCGCCACAATCAGGTCTACCGCAATGACGAGGAGGCAGACCACGCGATGCCGCCCGAACTGCCCGGCGATCTTTACGGGTCGGACCCGACCCCGCCGCCCGCCGCGGCAGAAACCAAGGTCTGA